In Leptospira saintgironsiae, one genomic interval encodes:
- a CDS encoding ABC transporter permease subunit has product MRNYFLKRIFLIVPTIIGITFLVFILSHLAPGGPLEREIAKLRGYGNEDGARSSLINNEEIEILKQKLRLDKPLPVAYLYWLWDVASLDLGESRLHSRPVNELIFEKIPVSLTFGLSGFLLSYLICIPLGIRKAIQSGQAFDSGTSIIILIAYSIPVFALSMLLLYLFSSGEVFSVFPLGHEYSDNYDDLDFFEKIIDRAEHMFLPVLCYVSGSFAMLTLLMKNSLLDQISKEYVRTAISKGLSFKDAIYKHAFRNSLIPIATGFGSNLSLVLAGSLIIELVFSIDGIGLLGFQAVTERDTNLMMGLLLIQSFLSLIGNILSDLCYVIIDPRINFEA; this is encoded by the coding sequence ATGAGAAATTATTTTTTAAAAAGGATCTTTCTGATTGTTCCCACAATCATAGGAATCACCTTCCTGGTATTTATTTTATCCCATTTGGCTCCAGGTGGACCGTTAGAAAGAGAGATCGCAAAATTAAGAGGATACGGCAACGAAGACGGGGCTAGATCTTCTTTAATTAATAACGAAGAGATAGAGATCTTAAAACAAAAACTTCGTTTAGATAAACCTCTTCCGGTCGCTTACTTGTACTGGTTATGGGATGTTGCAAGTTTGGATTTGGGAGAATCCAGATTACATTCTCGTCCGGTAAACGAGCTCATTTTTGAGAAGATCCCTGTATCTCTAACATTTGGCCTTTCCGGATTTTTACTTTCCTATCTGATCTGTATTCCATTAGGAATCCGTAAAGCGATCCAAAGTGGACAAGCATTCGATAGTGGAACAAGTATAATCATTCTAATCGCATATTCTATTCCAGTGTTTGCGCTTTCTATGTTATTATTATATCTGTTCTCTTCCGGAGAAGTGTTTTCGGTCTTTCCTCTAGGTCACGAATATTCTGATAATTATGATGATCTGGATTTTTTCGAAAAGATCATAGATAGAGCAGAACATATGTTCTTACCGGTACTTTGTTATGTTTCCGGATCTTTTGCGATGCTCACTCTTTTAATGAAAAATTCTCTATTAGATCAAATCTCTAAAGAGTATGTTAGAACTGCGATTTCCAAAGGTTTATCTTTTAAAGATGCAATTTATAAACACGCTTTTAGGAACAGTCTGATCCCGATAGCAACTGGTTTCGGTTCTAATCTTAGTTTGGTCTTAGCAGGATCTTTAATCATCGAGTTGGTATTCAGTATTGATGGGATCGGACTGCTTGGTTTCCAGGCAGTTACTGAAAGAGATACAAACCTGATGATGGGATTATTATTGATCCAAAGTTTTCTTTCACTGATCGGAAATATTCTCTCAGATCTTTGTTATGTTATCATCGACCCTAGGATCAATTTCGAAGCATGA